Proteins co-encoded in one Mycobacterium mantenii genomic window:
- a CDS encoding ribose-phosphate diphosphokinase — MTVLRIVSGSANPNLASAVANYLGVESEGCPLQRFPDGELRPVVENICGSDVYVIQPTSPPVNDHLVELLLLLDACRRARAARVTAVVPYFGYARQDRRTTAGQALGSAVVADAIAAAGADRLVVVDPHTPALEAVCRIPVETLSAVPAMSGELATELPEGAIIVAPDLGAVKLAERYAAVLHGPVAVVRKQRESGSAVAALDIAGEVRGRPIAIIDDMITTAATIEAAVGLLRMRGAAQDIVVAATHGLLVHAAVRRLHELELRRVLVTDSVAVKTAGTLVRVCSIAPMVTEAIACLHADKPLKEPAVRAR; from the coding sequence ATGACCGTTCTGCGAATCGTCTCCGGCAGCGCCAACCCGAATTTGGCCAGTGCCGTCGCCAACTATTTAGGGGTCGAGTCCGAAGGCTGCCCCCTGCAGCGATTCCCGGACGGGGAGCTTCGTCCCGTTGTCGAAAACATCTGTGGTTCCGATGTTTACGTCATCCAACCGACATCACCACCGGTCAACGACCACCTCGTCGAACTACTCCTGCTGCTCGACGCGTGCCGCCGGGCCCGCGCAGCCCGCGTGACCGCGGTGGTGCCGTACTTCGGCTACGCCCGCCAGGATCGACGTACCACAGCAGGTCAGGCCCTCGGATCGGCAGTTGTCGCGGATGCGATCGCCGCCGCGGGCGCCGACCGGCTCGTCGTTGTAGACCCGCACACGCCCGCTCTGGAAGCCGTGTGCCGCATCCCGGTGGAAACGCTGTCCGCCGTCCCCGCAATGTCCGGTGAGCTCGCCACCGAGCTGCCGGAGGGAGCGATAATCGTCGCCCCCGACCTCGGTGCGGTCAAGTTGGCCGAACGGTATGCGGCGGTGCTGCACGGCCCGGTGGCGGTGGTTCGCAAACAACGCGAAAGCGGCTCAGCCGTCGCAGCATTGGACATCGCTGGCGAGGTCCGCGGCCGCCCGATCGCGATCATCGATGACATGATCACCACCGCAGCCACCATTGAAGCCGCGGTTGGACTGCTACGTATGCGCGGCGCCGCACAGGACATTGTCGTGGCCGCGACGCATGGGCTTTTGGTCCACGCTGCGGTCCGCCGCCTGCACGAGCTTGAGTTGCGCCGTGTGCTCGTCACCGACAGCGTCGCGGTCAAGACCGCAGGCACCTTGGTCCGGGTGTGCTCGATTGCGCCGATGGTAACCGAGGCGATCGCCTGCCTGCACGCCGACAAGCCACTGAAGGAACCTGCCGTCCGCGCGCGATGA
- a CDS encoding cytochrome P450, with amino-acid sequence MAAVMSHEAPVAFQLATADTWPNPWPMYRALRDHDPVHHVEPANHPEHDYYVLSRHADVWAAARDHETYSSAKGLTVNYDDLELIGLQDNPPFVMQDPPVHTQFRKLVSRGFTPRQVEAVEPKVREFIAERIEGLRAAGGGDIVTELFKPLPSMVVAHYLGVPEQDWAQFDGWTQAIVAANTAEGGVAGALETVGDAVGSMMAYFTGLIERRRTEPEDDTISHLVAAGVGADGDIAGTLSILAFTFTMVTGGNDTVTGMLGGSMPLLHQRPDQRRLLVDDPDRIPDAVEELLRMTSPVQGLARTVTRDVTVGETTIPAGRRVLLLYGSANRDERQYGSDADELDVTRRPRNILTFSHGAHHCLGAAAARMQSRVALTELLARCPDFDVDESGIVWAGGSYVRRPLSVPIRVKS; translated from the coding sequence ATGGCTGCCGTTATGTCTCACGAAGCGCCGGTCGCTTTTCAGCTGGCCACCGCCGACACCTGGCCCAATCCGTGGCCGATGTACCGCGCGTTGCGCGATCACGACCCGGTGCACCACGTCGAGCCGGCCAACCACCCCGAGCATGACTACTACGTGCTCTCCCGGCACGCCGACGTGTGGGCCGCGGCCCGCGACCACGAGACCTACTCCTCCGCCAAGGGTCTGACCGTCAACTATGACGACCTGGAACTGATTGGACTGCAGGACAATCCGCCGTTCGTCATGCAGGATCCACCGGTGCACACGCAGTTCCGCAAGCTGGTGTCGCGCGGCTTCACCCCCCGGCAGGTCGAGGCGGTGGAGCCCAAGGTCCGGGAGTTCATCGCCGAGCGCATCGAGGGGTTGCGCGCGGCCGGCGGCGGCGACATCGTCACCGAGCTGTTCAAACCACTGCCGTCGATGGTGGTCGCCCACTATCTCGGTGTGCCCGAACAGGATTGGGCCCAATTCGACGGCTGGACCCAGGCGATCGTCGCAGCCAACACCGCCGAGGGCGGCGTCGCGGGCGCACTGGAAACCGTCGGCGACGCGGTCGGGTCGATGATGGCCTACTTCACCGGGCTGATCGAGCGGCGCCGGACCGAACCCGAGGACGACACCATCTCGCACCTGGTGGCCGCCGGGGTCGGCGCCGACGGCGATATCGCCGGCACGCTGTCGATCCTGGCGTTTACCTTCACGATGGTCACCGGCGGCAACGACACCGTCACCGGAATGCTCGGCGGCTCGATGCCGCTGTTGCACCAACGACCCGACCAACGCCGGCTGCTGGTGGACGACCCGGACCGCATTCCCGATGCGGTCGAGGAGTTGCTGCGGATGACCTCGCCGGTGCAGGGATTGGCCCGCACCGTCACCCGCGACGTGACCGTCGGCGAGACCACCATCCCGGCCGGGCGACGGGTGCTGCTGCTGTACGGCTCGGCCAACCGCGATGAACGCCAATACGGTTCGGACGCCGACGAACTCGACGTGACCCGCCGCCCACGCAACATCCTGACGTTCAGCCACGGCGCACACCACTGCCTGGGCGCCGCCGCGGCGCGGATGCAATCCCGCGTCGCGCTGACCGAACTGCTGGCCCGCTGCCCGGACTTCGACGTGGACGAATCCGGCATCGTCTGGGCCGGCGGCAGTTATGTGCGCCGTCCGCTGTCGGTGCCGATTCGAGTGAAGTCCTGA
- a CDS encoding TetR/AcrR family transcriptional regulator, translating into MPGNDWLGAHRTEAAADRILDAAELLYTQRDSDSIGMNEIARAAGCSRATLYRYFENREALRTAYIHRETRRLGREIIARTGDIEDPRDRLVASILVTLGMVRDSPALASWFATTRPPVGGELAGRSDVIAALAVAFLHSLGPEDPAVVERRARWTVRVIVSLLTYPGRDEDEERAMIEEFVVPIVTPVSARR; encoded by the coding sequence ATGCCGGGGAACGACTGGCTGGGTGCGCACCGGACCGAAGCGGCCGCCGACCGGATACTCGATGCGGCCGAGCTGCTCTACACGCAGCGCGACTCGGATTCCATCGGGATGAACGAAATCGCCAGGGCGGCGGGCTGTTCCCGTGCGACGCTGTACCGCTACTTCGAGAATCGCGAGGCGCTGCGCACCGCCTACATCCACCGCGAAACCCGTCGGCTGGGCCGCGAGATCATCGCGCGCACCGGCGACATCGAGGACCCGCGCGACCGGCTGGTGGCGAGCATCCTCGTCACGTTGGGGATGGTCCGCGACAGCCCGGCACTGGCATCCTGGTTTGCCACCACCCGCCCGCCGGTGGGTGGCGAATTGGCCGGGCGCTCCGACGTGATCGCGGCTTTGGCGGTTGCGTTCCTGCACTCGCTGGGGCCCGAGGATCCCGCCGTCGTCGAACGCCGGGCCCGCTGGACGGTGCGGGTGATCGTCTCGCTGCTGACGTATCCGGGCCGCGACGAAGACGAGGAACGGGCGATGATCGAGGAATTCGTCGTGCCGATTGTGACGCCGGTTTCCGCCCGCCGCTAG
- the polX gene encoding DNA polymerase/3'-5' exonuclease PolX, translating to MSSEVTRIGVRSPNNEVFRPLVSAHGGIHSVSGSTTAKAVVRWCAGNLWGTGARPGVMLEPFMRSNDVAAEALQELADLIAISGGDPYRVRAYEKAARSVAGYPLDLDALDRKGLIAIPAIGAHTADKLLELRQSGRIAALEELHAQLPAGLRALLGIPGLGPKRAHQVYVELGISSMPELLNALHDEQLRNLKGWGEISERNLARAIRQMQEVGGRMPLAIALDIAEDLVARLAALPQVSRVDFAGSLRRMRDTVGDIDLLVAADKDPATVMDYFCTMSLVDRVLAHGPTKSSVVTTKGIQVDLRVVPANVWGAALQYFTGSKAHNIRIRELAVRAGLKLSEYGLFRVDNGQLLASTDEADVYAGLGLPWIPPVLREDRGEVEAALEGHLPDLVATADIAGDLHVHTNLTDGLAGLDEMVAAASRHGYRYCAITDHASQLAMQRMTRDKALQQRRKLPELSRRHGIELLHGSELNIAADGSLDWDDDFLAGFDVLVASVHSDLDQTCEQMTRRLLTAIEHPYVNIIGHPTTRLLGRRRPVDFDADVVFAAAARTHTAMEINAFPDRLDLSDELVSRAREHDVVFAIDTDAHAVPHLDYIRYGVASAQRGWVSASEVINTWPLNRLRGFLAKGRRLADNPSAAHHRAHTRPD from the coding sequence GTGAGTTCAGAAGTCACACGCATCGGTGTCAGAAGTCCCAACAACGAGGTCTTTCGCCCGCTGGTGAGCGCACACGGCGGCATCCATTCTGTATCTGGTTCGACGACCGCAAAGGCGGTGGTGCGCTGGTGTGCGGGAAACTTATGGGGAACAGGCGCGCGGCCGGGGGTTATGTTGGAGCCCTTCATGCGTTCGAATGACGTTGCGGCCGAGGCACTGCAGGAGTTGGCCGATCTGATTGCCATCTCTGGTGGCGATCCGTACCGGGTGCGTGCTTACGAGAAGGCCGCCCGTTCGGTTGCCGGTTATCCCCTCGATCTAGACGCTCTCGACCGGAAAGGTTTGATAGCGATCCCGGCGATCGGCGCACACACCGCTGACAAGCTGCTCGAGTTGCGGCAGAGTGGTCGCATCGCTGCGCTTGAGGAGCTGCACGCCCAGCTGCCCGCAGGTCTGCGCGCTCTGCTGGGAATCCCTGGACTCGGACCGAAGCGGGCCCATCAGGTCTATGTGGAGCTGGGCATATCGTCGATGCCCGAGCTCCTAAACGCATTGCACGACGAGCAGCTGCGCAACCTGAAAGGCTGGGGCGAGATCAGCGAACGGAACCTGGCCCGCGCGATCCGCCAGATGCAGGAGGTCGGGGGGCGCATGCCGCTGGCGATCGCTCTGGATATTGCCGAGGATCTGGTTGCGCGGCTGGCCGCACTGCCGCAGGTGAGCCGAGTCGACTTCGCAGGATCGTTGCGACGGATGCGCGACACTGTCGGCGACATCGATCTGTTGGTCGCCGCAGACAAGGACCCGGCAACCGTGATGGACTACTTCTGCACCATGTCGTTGGTGGATCGCGTGCTGGCCCACGGGCCCACCAAATCGTCGGTGGTGACAACCAAAGGTATCCAGGTGGACCTGCGGGTTGTGCCTGCAAACGTCTGGGGTGCGGCACTGCAGTACTTCACCGGTTCGAAAGCCCACAACATCCGCATCCGCGAATTGGCGGTGCGGGCTGGGCTGAAGCTGTCCGAGTATGGGCTGTTCCGCGTCGACAACGGCCAGCTATTGGCATCGACAGACGAAGCGGACGTCTACGCCGGACTTGGGCTGCCGTGGATCCCGCCCGTGTTGCGCGAAGACCGCGGAGAAGTCGAAGCCGCGCTGGAGGGCCATCTCCCAGATTTGGTGGCGACGGCCGACATCGCCGGTGACCTCCACGTGCATACCAATCTCACCGACGGCCTCGCCGGCCTGGATGAGATGGTCGCCGCCGCGTCCCGCCACGGTTATCGTTATTGCGCGATCACCGATCACGCGTCGCAGCTAGCGATGCAACGGATGACGCGCGATAAGGCCCTCCAACAGCGCCGCAAGCTGCCCGAGCTGTCTCGCCGCCACGGTATCGAGTTGCTGCACGGCTCCGAACTCAACATCGCCGCCGACGGCTCGCTGGACTGGGATGACGACTTCCTTGCCGGCTTTGACGTCCTGGTTGCTTCCGTTCACTCGGACCTCGACCAGACCTGCGAGCAGATGACCCGGCGCCTGCTCACCGCAATTGAGCACCCCTACGTCAACATCATCGGCCATCCGACCACCCGCCTTCTCGGTCGTCGTCGGCCAGTTGATTTCGACGCTGATGTGGTATTCGCGGCTGCAGCCCGCACCCATACCGCCATGGAAATCAACGCCTTTCCCGACCGGTTGGACCTCAGCGATGAACTCGTGAGCCGCGCTCGCGAACACGACGTTGTCTTCGCGATCGACACAGATGCCCACGCCGTGCCGCATCTGGACTACATCCGTTACGGTGTCGCTAGCGCCCAGCGCGGCTGGGTTTCAGCCAGCGAAGTAATCAACACCTGGCCGCTGAACCGGCTACGCGGGTTCCTCGCAAAGGGACGCCGACTCGCCGACAACCCATCAGCCGCACACCACCGTGCCCATACCCGCCCTGATTGA
- a CDS encoding DUF5709 domain-containing protein: MSTHYEAGPAAGEYSVENENQLQPEDTLIDRGVGDMLDEGYSPPERLYGHGAFGPSETMDQMLVEEEPDPAARIDVLFDEAEQQRSDEAERETEFPKHRELGRARAGRLVAPDQGFGEDAEAELVAEDVGICGGAASAEEAAVHIIDDEVYVIEDED; encoded by the coding sequence ATGAGCACTCACTATGAGGCCGGTCCTGCCGCAGGCGAATACAGCGTCGAGAACGAAAATCAGCTTCAACCAGAGGACACCCTCATCGACCGCGGTGTGGGCGATATGCTCGACGAGGGCTATTCGCCGCCCGAGCGACTATATGGGCATGGCGCGTTTGGCCCATCTGAAACCATGGACCAGATGCTTGTTGAGGAAGAACCGGATCCGGCCGCGCGCATCGATGTCCTGTTCGATGAAGCCGAGCAGCAACGCTCCGACGAAGCCGAGCGCGAGACCGAATTTCCAAAGCACCGCGAGCTTGGCCGGGCGCGAGCCGGCCGGCTTGTCGCGCCGGACCAGGGATTTGGCGAAGACGCCGAGGCAGAGTTGGTCGCCGAGGACGTCGGTATCTGCGGAGGCGCAGCCTCTGCCGAGGAAGCCGCGGTTCACATCATCGACGACGAGGTTTACGTCATCGAAGACGAAGATTAG